The DNA region AGTATCGTTATACTGATTACTATAAGCCTGTACATCATCAAGACGACACAAGTTTTTATGCCGATTCTCTGTGGATAAAATTAAACGGCACTTTGTAATTCCCTCTTTCCTTGTTTAAAATCATTTTGGCAGCCATATCTCCCATAACATCATAATCTGTAGATACCACTGAAATTCCAAATAGATTTTTTAAGGGGGTATCGTTATAAGAAACAACCCCAATATCTTCTCCTAATTTATACTCCTTCTCCCTTACCTGTTTAACAAAAGCAACCAATTCAGACTCCTCGATAATAATAAACAAATCCCCTTTGGCGATAACCATATCGTGAGACACTTCATCTACAACTTCAAAATCAAATTGGTGCATGCTGCAAAACTTTCTTATGCCATGAAAAATTCTTCGTGGGTATGGGCAAATAGATTCTTGTGGATACACCAGTGTTATTTTTTGGTATTTACACAATGTATGCAACCCCTCCATTAAGGCACTGTAAATGTCTTTTTCAAAATCTTGATATACCGTTATAATCTGATTTTGATAAGAGTTTAAACCGTTGTCCATTAAAATAAGTTTGCTTTCAGGGATTTTTTTCAAAGCATGAGACACTCTTGGGGTCATTCCTGTATGCTCTTTGTTCTCTGTTTTAAAATGAGGCATTACCACATAATAATCATAAGACAGCTTACGCTCTTCCAATAAATTTAAAAACAATGTTTCGTCGCTATTGTAAATATGTAGGTCAATATGCACATTTGATCCAATTGTTTGCGCAAAGGCATTATAAATTTTCATTTTATCAGCACTCAACCTATTTATTAAAAACAAAATATTAACCTTTGATATAAGCTGTGTTTTTGCTACATAAAAACCTTTACCCCTTACAGACGAAATCACATTACGCTTCTTTAAAATATTATACGCCTTTTCAACAGTATCTCGAGACACATAAAAATTTTCGCTAAAACTATTAATCGATGGGATTTTTTGATCCATTACCAAATTTCCAACAGAAATATTATGGATTATCGATTTTACAATTTGTTCATATTTAGATTCTCTTGAATAATCATCGATTTTAATAAGGCTGGTCATTTCCATATCAGTAAAGTTTAGTGGTTAAAGTATTGCCTGTAAATAATAGCATGAGAAATAGTACCCCATTTCATGCCAACACAAAGCAGCATATAGCAATATTACAATGTTTCCGCCTCCCAACTGAGGAGATATGTTTTCGTCAAGGGGGGGCAATTTCAAACTTTTACGGGGCAAATGTGTTTAATTTGGGGGGCAAATGTATTCGCTATTCGTTATTTTTAAATAAGAACACACAAACACACCTCTCTCCTTTAAACGGGTTTACCAATTTAAACCAAAGACGATGCACCAAAGGTTTTAATCACCACTTTAGAGGTTTGCTAAAACCACTTGTTTACTTGCACTTTTATATAAGTATATTTTTACTCTTTATAAAATCTTGTAGATAAAAACATAAATTCGATTTGATACGCCCTTCCTTTTATGGTCTAAAAAAAACAGCCCACATGTTTTCAAAATAAGCCACAAAACAGATTCATAAAACACCACTATTTTTCACATCTGCCAACACAAAAGCACCCGCAAAAAACAAATACTGACAGAAACTACAGGATGCAAAAATCCAATTTTAGCCATAAGTTTGTTAATCCAAGAACTACCCCTTTGTAAATTTCACATTCAATTTAAAAAAAGACAAATGAAAAAAATCACATTAATATTTCTATCACTTATCCTGCTTTATTCGTGCGAAAAAAAAACAGACAACAGCATAACCATCAGCAAGATAACAGTTAATTATTTTGACAATCCTTGGGGTATTGATGACCCTAATCCAAGCATTAATTGGATTATGACATCAAACGGTAGAAACAAAAAACAAACCGCCTACCAAATTAAAGTAGCCAGTTTAAAAGAAGATCTAGACAATGATAAAAACATTCTGTGGGATTCTGGCAAATTAATATCTGAACAAAACTCACAGATACGCTATGCTGGCAAAACGCTACAATCTGGCCAACATTGCTATTTTAAAATTAGGGTTTGGGATGAAAACGACGTGGCCTCGGCCTGGAGCGAAACAAATATGTGGACTATGGGTCTGCTCAAAAAATCTGACTGGAAGGCTAAATGGATTGGTTACAAAACAACAGATAAAAACAAAAAGGACACTTTACATTTACCGCCCCCGCCATATTTAAGAAAATCGTTCACCACAAAACCTAACATAAAAAACGCAACACTGTACATAACTGCTCTTGGCGCTTTTGAAGTATCACTAAACGGAAAAAAAATAGGAAACGATTTATTGGCCCCCGGTTGGAGCGATTACAACAAACGCATTTATTACAAAACCTATAATGTTATTGATTATTTAAAGAAAGGCGAAAATACTATTGGGGCTATTTTAGGCGATGCTTGGTATGCCGGTTATGTTGGCCCAAAAGTATTATCAAAACCAAGAAACAGAGAATTATACGGCCTACACCCTGGTTTACTATCTCAATTAGAAATTGAATATGATAATGGCGATAAAGACATTATAACTTCAGATGAAAACTGGAAAGCTAACGAAGGCCCTTTTGTTTATGCAGATTTACTTATGGGAGCTGAATATAACGCCAATTTAGAGTTAACAAATTGGAACACCAACAACTATGACGATAAAAATTGGTCGCCTGTCTACATCCACCAAGGAACAGAAGGTGTGATTCAGGCATATCCTGGAAATAGCATACAAGTATATGATGAAATTATACCCATTGAAATTACAGAACCTGAAAAAGGCACATATATCTTTAATTTAGGGCAAAACTTTGCAGGGCACGCAAGACTACAAGTACAAGGAAACAAAAACGACACCATAGTTATCCGGTTTGGAGAAAGACTACATGACGATGGTAAATTAATGACAGAAAACTTAAGGTTTGCGCGTGCTACAGACACTTACATTTTAAAAGGTGAAGGTGTAGAAACTTGGGAACCAAAATTCACTTATCATGGATTTCAGTATGTTGAAGTTACAGGGTTAAAAACAAAGCCAACCAAAGAAACCATTACTGGCATACCCTTTGGGTCTTCGATCCCTTTTGAAAGCTCCTTTACATCATCCGATGAAATACTAAATAGAATGTACCAAAATGTGATATGGACACAACATTCTAATTTTATGGAAGTTCCTACAGACAGCCCGCAGCGGGATGAACGTTTAGGATGGTTGGGCGACGTACAAATTTTCTCGAGGTCTGCACTATACAATGCCAACATAGGTGCATTTAACAGAAAATGGTTTGCAGATCTTCGTGATGCGCAATACGATAACGGACCCTATGCCGTTTTTGCCCCTAGGCCTTACCCTAAATTGGTTTGGTATTCTCCAGGGTGGATGGAAGCAGGTGTAATGGTGCCTTACAACACTTACAAATTCTACAATGACACCAAAGTTATTGAAAACCATTACGAGTCTATGACACGATTTATGGATTATCATATAGAAAAAAGTAAAGTACATAAATTTTACCCAGAGCACTCATTTACAGATGCAAGACCTATAGGTGGTTTTGGAGATTGGTTGTCCATGACCGACAAACACCTTTCACATGATATACTTGCATCTATGCATTACCAATATGCATTAAAGATTATGTCTGAAATGAGTGCTGCCATTGGTAATCAAGAAAAGGCAAACTATTATAAGGTATTATATAACGAATCGGTTACCGCATTTATAAAGCACTATATAGATGAAGACGGAAAATTTCAAATTGATGAAGCTGTTTACGGAGACGGAAAAGGTTATTTTGAAGGAGAAAAAGGCTTTACAGGTCACACGCAATCGGCTTACGCAACAGCTATTTATTTTGATTTATTACCCCCTAACCTAAAAGAAAAAGCAGGAAAACATCTTGTGGATTTATTAGCTAAAAACAACAACTTGCCATCCTCAGGTATTTTGGGGATTAGACAATTATTGCCAGCACTATCCTCTATTGGGCGCTCTGATTTGGCTTATGAAATTTTATTAAAAAAGGATTATCCTAGCTGGGGTTTCCAGATTAAAAATGGCGCCACTACAATCTGGGAAAGATGGAACAGTTACACACCTGAA from Tamlana crocina includes:
- a CDS encoding GntR family transcriptional regulator; the protein is MEMTSLIKIDDYSRESKYEQIVKSIIHNISVGNLVMDQKIPSINSFSENFYVSRDTVEKAYNILKKRNVISSVRGKGFYVAKTQLISKVNILFLINRLSADKMKIYNAFAQTIGSNVHIDLHIYNSDETLFLNLLEERKLSYDYYVVMPHFKTENKEHTGMTPRVSHALKKIPESKLILMDNGLNSYQNQIITVYQDFEKDIYSALMEGLHTLCKYQKITLVYPQESICPYPRRIFHGIRKFCSMHQFDFEVVDEVSHDMVIAKGDLFIIIEESELVAFVKQVREKEYKLGEDIGVVSYNDTPLKNLFGISVVSTDYDVMGDMAAKMILNKERGNYKVPFNFIHRESA
- a CDS encoding family 78 glycoside hydrolase catalytic domain, producing the protein MKKITLIFLSLILLYSCEKKTDNSITISKITVNYFDNPWGIDDPNPSINWIMTSNGRNKKQTAYQIKVASLKEDLDNDKNILWDSGKLISEQNSQIRYAGKTLQSGQHCYFKIRVWDENDVASAWSETNMWTMGLLKKSDWKAKWIGYKTTDKNKKDTLHLPPPPYLRKSFTTKPNIKNATLYITALGAFEVSLNGKKIGNDLLAPGWSDYNKRIYYKTYNVIDYLKKGENTIGAILGDAWYAGYVGPKVLSKPRNRELYGLHPGLLSQLEIEYDNGDKDIITSDENWKANEGPFVYADLLMGAEYNANLELTNWNTNNYDDKNWSPVYIHQGTEGVIQAYPGNSIQVYDEIIPIEITEPEKGTYIFNLGQNFAGHARLQVQGNKNDTIVIRFGERLHDDGKLMTENLRFARATDTYILKGEGVETWEPKFTYHGFQYVEVTGLKTKPTKETITGIPFGSSIPFESSFTSSDEILNRMYQNVIWTQHSNFMEVPTDSPQRDERLGWLGDVQIFSRSALYNANIGAFNRKWFADLRDAQYDNGPYAVFAPRPYPKLVWYSPGWMEAGVMVPYNTYKFYNDTKVIENHYESMTRFMDYHIEKSKVHKFYPEHSFTDARPIGGFGDWLSMTDKHLSHDILASMHYQYALKIMSEMSAAIGNQEKANYYKVLYNESVTAFIKHYIDEDGKFQIDEAVYGDGKGYFEGEKGFTGHTQSAYATAIYFDLLPPNLKEKAGKHLVDLLAKNNNLPSSGILGIRQLLPALSSIGRSDLAYEILLKKDYPSWGFQIKNGATTIWERWNSYTPENGFNGEMNAEMNSFNHYAFGAFSQFLFSDIAGIKTKDAGFNNIIIKPKLGNMSLSHASGKYASINGNITSSWSIEGHYFNLEVEIPVNTSATVYIPSKEGNNVLESGHEIDSNLIKFLKQEGEYKMYEIGSGSYKFKSEI